In a single window of the Lepidochelys kempii isolate rLepKem1 chromosome 21, rLepKem1.hap2, whole genome shotgun sequence genome:
- the PM20D1 gene encoding N-fatty-acyl-amino acid synthase/hydrolase PM20D1 isoform X1, producing the protein MAGRLRGAAWAACLGLCGAAVALLAVVLGRAYVLRPPPGPPLGGRRAALGFELSARDRQELKEALRGAIKIQTVSFSPEDQNTTALAEFGNYIKKVFPAVFSTKFIQHEIIGGYSHLFTVQGSDPQLMPYMLLAHMDVVPASQEGWHVPPFSAEELDGFIYGRGTVDNKNSAIGILQALEFLLRRDYRPRRSFYISIGHDEEVSGRKGAMKIAALLEARGVKLSFLLDEGSVILDGFLEGIKKPVAVIAITEKGAITANFSVEKEQGHSSAPSKETSIGILAAALSRLEQNPMPNLFGHGPEIMILEHLASEFRFPLNLIMTNLWLFSPIISRIFEQKPSTNALIRTTTAITMFNAGIKSNVIPPSAKATVNFRIHPSQKVEEVLEIVKNTIADDRVKIHLQEAFDPLPISPWDNHAFGVQIFRRTLLDVFPDVSNIAPGICIGNTDSRHFTKLTDAIYRFNPLVFKPDDLPRVHGLNERISIEGYEKQVEFLYQLIQNSDISKLPEPHANSHEL; encoded by the exons ATGGCGGGGCGGCTGCGCGGGGCGGCCTGGGCCGCCTGCCTGGGGCTGTGCGGGGCCGCGGTGGCCCTGCTGGCCGTGGTGCTGGGGCGGGCCTACGTCCTCCGCCCGCCGCCGGGCCCGCCGCTCGGGGGGCGCCGGGCCGCGCTGGGCTTCGAGCTCAGCGCCCGCGACAGGCAGGAGCTGAAAGAGGCGCTGAGAG GTGCCATCAAAATTCAAACAGTTTCCTTCTCTCCAGAAGACCAAAATACAACAGCCTTGGCAGAATTTGGGAATTATATTAAAAAAG tctttcctgctgtattttctaCCAAGTTCATTCAACATGAGATCATTGGAGGATACAGCCATCTCTTCACTGTCCAGGGTTCTGACCCACAGCTCATGCCCTACATGCTGCTTGCACACATGGATGTAGTCCCAGCTTCTCAAGAGGGGTGGCATGTCCCTCCTTTCTCTGCTGAGGAACTTGACGGTTTCATCTATGGACGAGGAACAGTAGACAACAAAAATTCTGCTATA GGTATTCTGCAAGCTCTAGAATTCCTGCTGAGAAGAGACTACAGACCTCGCAGGTCTTTCTATATCAGCATTGGACATGACGAAGAG GTATCAGGTCGTAAGGGAGCAATGAAGATTGCAGCTCTGCTGGAAGCTAGAGGAGTGAAGCTTTCTTTCCTGCTAGATGAGGGAAGCGTTATCTTAGATGGGTTCTTGGAGGGAATAAAGAAGCCAGTAGCAGT AATAGCTATCACAGAGAAGGGTGCAATTACAGCGAACTTCAGCGTGGAAAAAGAGCAAGGTCACTCCTCTGCCCCTTCTAAGGAGACGAGTATTGGTATTCTTGCAGCAGCGTTGTCCAG GTTGGAGCAGAATCCCATGCCCAATCTGTTTGGCCATGGGCCAGAAATTATGATTCTTGAGCACTTGGCTTCAGAG TTCCGTTTTCCTCTCAATCTCATCATGACCAACCTGTGGCTGTTCTCACCTATCATCAGCAG AATTTTCGAGCAGAAGCCGTCCACTAATGCCTTGATTCGGACCACCACAGCAATCACCATGTTTAATGCAGGAATCAAG TCCAATGTCATCCCACCTTCCGCAAAAGCAACTGTGAATTTTCGGATCCACCCATCACAAAAGGTTGAAGAG GTGCTAGAGATCGTCAAAAACACTATTGCTGATGACAGAGTAAAGATACACCTACAGGAAGCCTTTGACCCACTGCCTATCAGCCCCTGGGATAATCATGCCTTTGGAGTCCAGATTTTCCGAAGAACCCTACTGGATGTTTTCCCCGATGTCAGCAACATAGCTCCAG GTATTTGTATTGGAAACACAGACAGCCGGCACTTCACTAAGCTCACAGATGCCATTTATCGATTTAACCCACTGGTCTTTAAACCGGACGATTTACCCAG AGTCCATGGGTTGAATGAGAGGATCTCAATTGAGGGCTATGAGAAACAAGTGGAGTTTCTTTACCAGCTGATTCAGAACTCTGATATCAGCAAGCTCCCAGAGCCTCATGCAAACTCCCACGAGCTGTGA
- the PM20D1 gene encoding N-fatty-acyl-amino acid synthase/hydrolase PM20D1 isoform X2: MAGRLRGAAWAACLGLCGAAVALLAVVLGRAYVLRPPPGPPLGGRRAALGFELSARDRQELKEALRGAIKIQTVSFSPEDQNTTALAEFGNYIKKVFPAVFSTKFIQHEIIGGYSHLFTVQGSDPQLMPYMLLAHMDVVPASQEGWHVPPFSAEELDGFIYGRGTVDNKNSAIGILQALEFLLRRDYRPRRSFYISIGHDEEVSGRKGAMKIAALLEARGVKLSFLLDEGSVILDGFLEGIKKPVAVLEQNPMPNLFGHGPEIMILEHLASEFRFPLNLIMTNLWLFSPIISRIFEQKPSTNALIRTTTAITMFNAGIKSNVIPPSAKATVNFRIHPSQKVEEVLEIVKNTIADDRVKIHLQEAFDPLPISPWDNHAFGVQIFRRTLLDVFPDVSNIAPGICIGNTDSRHFTKLTDAIYRFNPLVFKPDDLPRVHGLNERISIEGYEKQVEFLYQLIQNSDISKLPEPHANSHEL; the protein is encoded by the exons ATGGCGGGGCGGCTGCGCGGGGCGGCCTGGGCCGCCTGCCTGGGGCTGTGCGGGGCCGCGGTGGCCCTGCTGGCCGTGGTGCTGGGGCGGGCCTACGTCCTCCGCCCGCCGCCGGGCCCGCCGCTCGGGGGGCGCCGGGCCGCGCTGGGCTTCGAGCTCAGCGCCCGCGACAGGCAGGAGCTGAAAGAGGCGCTGAGAG GTGCCATCAAAATTCAAACAGTTTCCTTCTCTCCAGAAGACCAAAATACAACAGCCTTGGCAGAATTTGGGAATTATATTAAAAAAG tctttcctgctgtattttctaCCAAGTTCATTCAACATGAGATCATTGGAGGATACAGCCATCTCTTCACTGTCCAGGGTTCTGACCCACAGCTCATGCCCTACATGCTGCTTGCACACATGGATGTAGTCCCAGCTTCTCAAGAGGGGTGGCATGTCCCTCCTTTCTCTGCTGAGGAACTTGACGGTTTCATCTATGGACGAGGAACAGTAGACAACAAAAATTCTGCTATA GGTATTCTGCAAGCTCTAGAATTCCTGCTGAGAAGAGACTACAGACCTCGCAGGTCTTTCTATATCAGCATTGGACATGACGAAGAG GTATCAGGTCGTAAGGGAGCAATGAAGATTGCAGCTCTGCTGGAAGCTAGAGGAGTGAAGCTTTCTTTCCTGCTAGATGAGGGAAGCGTTATCTTAGATGGGTTCTTGGAGGGAATAAAGAAGCCAGTAGCAGT GTTGGAGCAGAATCCCATGCCCAATCTGTTTGGCCATGGGCCAGAAATTATGATTCTTGAGCACTTGGCTTCAGAG TTCCGTTTTCCTCTCAATCTCATCATGACCAACCTGTGGCTGTTCTCACCTATCATCAGCAG AATTTTCGAGCAGAAGCCGTCCACTAATGCCTTGATTCGGACCACCACAGCAATCACCATGTTTAATGCAGGAATCAAG TCCAATGTCATCCCACCTTCCGCAAAAGCAACTGTGAATTTTCGGATCCACCCATCACAAAAGGTTGAAGAG GTGCTAGAGATCGTCAAAAACACTATTGCTGATGACAGAGTAAAGATACACCTACAGGAAGCCTTTGACCCACTGCCTATCAGCCCCTGGGATAATCATGCCTTTGGAGTCCAGATTTTCCGAAGAACCCTACTGGATGTTTTCCCCGATGTCAGCAACATAGCTCCAG GTATTTGTATTGGAAACACAGACAGCCGGCACTTCACTAAGCTCACAGATGCCATTTATCGATTTAACCCACTGGTCTTTAAACCGGACGATTTACCCAG AGTCCATGGGTTGAATGAGAGGATCTCAATTGAGGGCTATGAGAAACAAGTGGAGTTTCTTTACCAGCTGATTCAGAACTCTGATATCAGCAAGCTCCCAGAGCCTCATGCAAACTCCCACGAGCTGTGA